A window of Cygnus atratus isolate AKBS03 ecotype Queensland, Australia chromosome 24, CAtr_DNAZoo_HiC_assembly, whole genome shotgun sequence contains these coding sequences:
- the SYT2 gene encoding LOW QUALITY PROTEIN: synaptotagmin-2 (The sequence of the model RefSeq protein was modified relative to this genomic sequence to represent the inferred CDS: deleted 6 bases in 5 codons), producing the protein MTFKQASMMAPEAAATTVPMATMENSTEAAGPGESKEDMFAKLREKFMNELNKIPLPPWALIAIAVVAGLLILTCCFCICKKCCCKKKKNKKEKGKGMKNAMNMKDMKSGNQDDDDAETGLTEGEGEEEEKEPENLGKLQFSLDYDFQANQLTVGILQAAELPALDMGGTSDPYVKVFLLPDKKKKYETKVQKKTLNPAFNETFTFKVPYQELGGKTLVMAIYDFDRFSKHDIIGEVKVPMNTVDLGQPIEEWRDLQSGEKEEPEKLGDICISLRYVPTAGKLTVCILEAKNLKKMDVGGLSDPYVKIHLLQNGKRLKKKKTTVKKKTLNPYFNESFSFEIPFEQIQKVQVVITVLDYDKLGKNEAIGKIFTGCNSTGTELRHWSDMLANPGGHIAQWHSLKPEEEVDAALGKK; encoded by the exons ATGACGTTCAAGCAGGCGTCCATGATGGCCCCGGAGGCTGCGGCCACCACTGTGCCCATGGCCACCATGGAGAACTCCACTGAGGCCGCGGGGCCGGGTGAGAGCAAGGAGGACATGTTTGCCAAGCTGAGGGAGAAGTTCATGAATGAGCTCAACAAGATCCCCT TGCCGCCCTGGGCCCTCATCGCCATCGCTGTGGTCGCCGGCCTCCTCATCCtcacctgctgcttctgcatctGCAAGAAGTGCTGCtgcaagaagaagaagaacaagaaggagAAGGGCAAAGGCATGAAGAACGCCATGAACATGAAGGACATGAAGTCGGGCAACCAG GACGACGACGATGCGGAGACGGGCCTGACGGAGGGGGAAggtgaagaggaggagaaggagccaGAGAACCTGGGCAAGCTGCAGTTCTCGCTGGACTACGATTTCCAGGCGAACCAG CTGACGGTGGGGATCCTCCAAGCCGCCGAACTGCCAGCCCTGGACATGGGCGGCACCTCGGACCCCTACGTCAAGGTGTTCCTGCTCCCCGACAAGAAGAAGAAGTACGAGACCAAGGTGCAGAAGAAGACACTCAACCCTGCCTTCAACGAGACCTTCACCTTCAAG GTCCCCTACCAAGAACTGGGCGGGAAGACGCTG GTGATGGCCATCTACGACTTCGATCGCTTCTCCAAGCACGACATCATCGGCGAGGTGAAGGTGCCCATGAACACGGTGGACCTGGGGCAGCCCATCGAGGAGTGGCGGGACCTGCAGAGCGGCgagaaggaggag CCAGAGAAGCTCGGCGATATCTGCATCTCCCTGCGGTACGTT CCGACGGCCGGGAAGCTCACTGTCTGCATCCTAGAGGCC AAGAACCTGAAGAAGATGGATGTGGGGGGCCTCTCAG aTCCCTACGTGAAGATTCACCTACTGCAGAACGGGAAGAggttgaagaagaagaagaccACAGTCAAGAAGAAGACCTTAAACCCCTACTTCAACGAGTCCTTCAGCTTTGAGATCCCCTTTGAGCAGATACAG AAAGTGCAGGTGGTCATCACGGTGCTA GACTATGACAAGCTGGGGAAGAATGAAGCCATCGGCAAGATATTCACGGGCTGCAACTCCACCGGCACGGAGCTGCGGCACTGG TCCGACATGCTGGCCAACCCCGGCGGCCACATTGCCCAGTGGCACTCGCTGAAGCCAGAGGAAGAAGTAGATGCAGCTCTcgggaaaaaataa